A genomic region of Bosea sp. 124 contains the following coding sequences:
- a CDS encoding ABC transporter permease — translation MNLLHFLSGRLVKGILVLFAIAVLNFFLIRAAPGDPAQVLAGEAGAADAQLLEQLRARFGLDQPLTTQLWIYIKGYMTFDLGFSYRQQQPVLTLVLDRLPATLLLTGAAFVISLGLGVIMGALAARRAGRWSDSLITTLSLVFYATPLFWIALMSQIVFSLKFGLVPNVGYETIGANYTGLARALDIGHHLILPAMTLGLFFTALYARMMRASMLEVAGADFVKTARAKGLSPGIVSRRHVARNAILPVVTLAGLQAGQLVGGAVLTETVFAWPGIGRLMFDALVQRDYSVLLGVFFMSSAMVVGFNIITDLVYRIADPRIEATS, via the coding sequence ATGAACCTCCTGCATTTCCTCTCCGGCCGGCTGGTGAAGGGCATTCTCGTGCTCTTCGCCATCGCCGTGCTGAACTTCTTCCTGATCCGTGCTGCGCCGGGCGATCCGGCGCAGGTGCTCGCCGGCGAGGCCGGGGCGGCGGATGCGCAGCTGCTTGAACAGCTGCGGGCGCGTTTCGGGCTCGACCAGCCGCTCACGACGCAGCTCTGGATCTACATCAAGGGCTACATGACCTTCGATCTCGGTTTCAGCTACCGGCAACAGCAGCCGGTGCTGACGCTGGTGCTCGACCGGCTGCCGGCGACTCTGCTGCTGACCGGGGCCGCCTTCGTCATCTCGCTCGGGCTCGGCGTGATCATGGGCGCGCTCGCGGCGCGCCGCGCCGGGCGCTGGTCCGACAGCCTGATCACCACGCTGTCACTGGTCTTCTACGCGACGCCGCTGTTCTGGATCGCGCTGATGAGCCAGATCGTGTTCTCGCTGAAATTCGGGCTCGTTCCGAATGTCGGCTACGAGACCATCGGGGCGAACTACACCGGGCTGGCCCGGGCGCTCGACATCGGCCACCACCTGATCCTGCCGGCGATGACGCTGGGCCTGTTCTTCACAGCCCTGTACGCCCGGATGATGCGCGCCTCGATGCTCGAGGTCGCAGGCGCCGATTTCGTCAAGACGGCGCGTGCCAAGGGTCTGTCTCCGGGAATCGTCTCGCGGCGGCATGTGGCGCGGAACGCGATCCTGCCCGTGGTGACGTTGGCCGGTTTGCAAGCCGGCCAGCTCGTCGGCGGCGCGGTACTGACCGAGACGGTCTTCGCCTGGCCCGGCATCGGCCGGCTGATGTTCGATGCGTTGGTGCAGCGCGATTATTCGGTGCTGCTCGGCGTGTTCTTCATGTCCTCGGCCATGGTCGTCGGCTTCAACATCATCACCGATCTGGTCTATCGGATCGCCGATCCGCGCATCGAGGCGACGTCGTGA